One segment of Sulfobacillus thermosulfidooxidans DSM 9293 DNA contains the following:
- a CDS encoding NAD(P)/FAD-dependent oxidoreductase has protein sequence MADTADVIIIGAGLIGLSIAYHVASKGISHVVVIEKESLWGHGSSGRSAGGVRLEFSHPSAVKFSQYGLEMFRHFDDLFGISASFNPCGYLFLTRDPGQWKVMQDLSLMQQSLGVPVKCLAPQEVFYRFPYVKIPDLVGATFCPEDGVADPGAVLYGFAKRARDLGVTIRLGEQVTGIMAHHDQIMGVTTTKGVITGPVVVNAAGPYASTIGQMAGVEIPVRPYRRSIYITTPFMDLPPMMPMTLDLETTSYLRREGDSVLLGMSDPDEPSSYHTETDHQVLEKLIDTLLRWVPALNHAAILRGWAGLYEVSPDDSAIIGEVPGLSGFYCANGFSGHGFMHSPAAGRVIAELIAGEEPFVDIRPFLLARFTENQPTWETFVI, from the coding sequence ATGGCGGATACAGCTGACGTGATTATCATTGGCGCGGGGCTCATTGGCTTATCTATTGCATATCATGTAGCCAGCAAAGGGATTTCACATGTGGTGGTGATTGAGAAGGAATCTTTATGGGGCCACGGCTCGTCAGGACGCAGTGCCGGTGGGGTACGTCTCGAATTTTCTCATCCCAGCGCTGTAAAATTTTCGCAGTATGGCCTCGAAATGTTTCGCCATTTTGATGACCTGTTCGGGATTTCAGCGTCTTTCAATCCATGTGGTTATCTGTTTTTGACTCGAGATCCTGGCCAGTGGAAGGTTATGCAGGATTTATCCTTAATGCAGCAATCCTTAGGCGTTCCCGTAAAATGTCTAGCACCGCAAGAGGTCTTTTACCGCTTTCCTTATGTGAAAATTCCAGACCTCGTGGGAGCAACGTTTTGCCCAGAGGATGGCGTTGCCGATCCCGGCGCGGTTCTTTATGGGTTTGCTAAACGGGCTAGGGATCTCGGCGTTACCATTCGGCTCGGCGAACAAGTTACCGGGATTATGGCGCACCATGATCAGATCATGGGCGTTACAACGACCAAAGGAGTCATTACCGGCCCCGTGGTTGTCAATGCTGCAGGTCCTTACGCCAGCACGATAGGACAGATGGCCGGAGTGGAGATTCCCGTGCGTCCATACCGCCGCAGTATTTATATCACGACACCTTTTATGGACCTTCCTCCAATGATGCCGATGACTTTGGACTTGGAGACGACCTCTTATCTTCGCCGGGAAGGGGATAGCGTTTTGTTGGGGATGTCGGATCCCGATGAACCGAGTAGTTATCACACCGAAACGGATCATCAGGTATTGGAAAAACTGATTGACACCTTATTGCGCTGGGTCCCCGCATTGAACCATGCGGCCATTTTGCGCGGTTGGGCGGGATTATATGAAGTTTCTCCCGATGATTCGGCCATTATCGGTGAAGTGCCGGGTTTGTCTGGATTTTATTGTGCCAACGGTTTTAGCGGCCATGGCTTTATGCATTCTCCGGCTGCCGGTCGAGTGATAGCTGAATTGATTGCGGGGGAAGAGCCGTTTGTCGATATCCGTCCGTTTCTTCTCGCCCGATTTACGGAGAACCAGCCCACTTGGGAAACGTTTGTGATTTAG
- a CDS encoding HNH endonuclease, translated as MNIFIHHVGKDGANRDFPKSIENQVPSQKTKLYKSTFRNGLKNIGDETNIWGVPAGAKPIFDQLNEGDWIFLIGSLNKIPDTQTWESKIRFAFQIVDYTIGIEEQAFDLSKSIWGEPRFPLVVVGQVFPIDLQYSRLLRYIGYKPNFFPSGLFFRVNESRMAMTPEELMEEILSESCVMDKDDLVSQRTTKFVLRAIRAASFRNRVLNVLGKQCAACNFSTLREPSLSSGIEVAHIVPVEYGGQDTIENGIPLCRLHHWAFDNGLITFRVDHERLKTVVHPTRGMYLGQRDWALQQFEASTISLPGDKQYLKILERNLNEHNSIYRWDLS; from the coding sequence GTGAATATCTTTATTCATCATGTAGGAAAAGACGGCGCTAATCGTGATTTTCCTAAGAGCATTGAAAATCAAGTTCCCTCGCAAAAGACAAAACTATATAAATCAACTTTTCGTAATGGCCTAAAGAATATAGGAGACGAAACTAACATATGGGGCGTCCCAGCAGGAGCTAAGCCAATTTTTGACCAATTAAATGAGGGGGATTGGATATTCCTCATTGGCTCGTTGAATAAAATTCCCGACACACAAACATGGGAAAGTAAAATCCGATTTGCTTTCCAAATTGTTGATTACACCATCGGTATAGAAGAGCAGGCGTTTGATCTTAGCAAGAGCATTTGGGGCGAGCCAAGATTTCCCCTCGTTGTGGTTGGGCAAGTCTTTCCGATCGACCTTCAATATAGTCGGTTATTACGTTATATAGGCTACAAACCGAATTTTTTTCCATCAGGACTCTTTTTTAGGGTTAACGAGAGCCGTATGGCTATGACACCTGAGGAGTTAATGGAAGAAATATTGAGTGAATCGTGTGTAATGGACAAGGATGATCTAGTATCTCAAAGAACAACTAAATTCGTATTACGAGCCATTAGAGCTGCATCTTTTAGAAACCGTGTTTTAAATGTTTTAGGCAAACAATGTGCAGCGTGTAATTTCAGCACCCTTAGGGAACCATCGCTTTCTAGTGGAATCGAGGTCGCACATATCGTTCCCGTTGAATATGGCGGTCAAGATACCATTGAAAATGGGATTCCTCTGTGTCGACTCCATCATTGGGCATTCGATAACGGATTAATCACGTTTCGCGTAGACCACGAACGTTTAAAGACTGTTGTTCATCCGACTCGAGGTATGTATTTAGGCCAACGAGATTGGGCGTTACAGCAATTTGAAGCATCTACTATTTCTTTGCCAGGAGATAAGCAGTATCTTAAAATTCTTGAACGTAATTTGAATGAGCACAATTCAATTTATAGATGGGACCTAAGTTAA
- a CDS encoding DNA topology modulation protein, translated as MRKVLVIGSPGAGKSTLAQQLGVITGLPVIHLDRLYFRPNWVEPSLEEWISIQEDLVQRDAWIIDGNYGKTLDIRLQVADTVIFLDFSRYVCLWRVLKRIKQHYGHTRDDMAEGCEERFDGEFLRYIWQFPHDQRPRILDQLRERQQRGTHIIHLRRSSDISRLLQSLTTSLGTGKHRF; from the coding sequence ATGCGAAAAGTGCTTGTGATAGGATCACCAGGGGCTGGCAAATCAACCCTTGCCCAGCAGTTGGGCGTTATCACAGGACTTCCTGTCATTCATTTGGACCGCTTATATTTTCGACCCAACTGGGTGGAGCCGTCTCTTGAGGAATGGATCTCAATCCAAGAAGACCTTGTCCAGCGTGATGCATGGATTATCGATGGCAATTATGGAAAGACACTGGATATCCGTCTTCAGGTGGCCGACACGGTAATCTTTCTTGATTTTTCTCGTTACGTTTGTTTATGGCGGGTCTTAAAGCGCATCAAACAGCATTATGGTCATACTCGAGACGATATGGCTGAGGGGTGCGAGGAACGGTTTGATGGTGAATTTTTGCGCTATATCTGGCAATTTCCCCATGATCAGCGGCCCCGAATCCTCGACCAGTTGCGAGAAAGACAGCAGCGGGGGACCCACATCATCCACCTTCGGAGGTCATCAGACATTTCGCGTTTATTGCAAAGCCTCACTACATCTTTAGGAACAGGCAAACATCGCTTTTAA
- the msrB gene encoding peptide-methionine (R)-S-oxide reductase MsrB has protein sequence MDKESLRYQLTPLQFEVTQHAATEPPFHNAYWDNHEEGIYVDIISGVPLFSSRDKFDSGCGWPSFTRPLNPQEIEEKKDFSHGMIRTEVRSHTANSHLGHVFNDGSPEKGGLRYCINSAALRFIPKADMEKEGYGAYLYLFDEPDRG, from the coding sequence ATGGATAAAGAGTCATTGCGTTATCAATTAACCCCCTTGCAATTTGAAGTCACCCAACATGCAGCGACGGAGCCCCCATTTCACAATGCCTATTGGGACAATCATGAAGAGGGAATTTATGTGGATATCATTTCAGGAGTTCCGCTATTTTCATCCCGAGACAAATTTGATAGCGGATGTGGTTGGCCTAGTTTTACCCGGCCTCTCAATCCGCAAGAAATTGAGGAAAAGAAAGATTTCAGTCACGGCATGATTCGCACCGAGGTACGCAGTCACACGGCCAATTCACATTTAGGACACGTTTTTAATGATGGGTCACCGGAAAAGGGCGGCTTACGCTACTGCATCAATTCTGCCGCCCTACGTTTCATACCCAAAGCCGATATGGAAAAAGAAGGATACGGGGCCTATCTTTATCTTTTTGACGAGCCAGATCGTGGGTAA
- a CDS encoding spore germination protein: MQHIQQAADRLLAEINAWNPLKPDGIGKDITAVEKYLQTQLLKSPDFISRIIQTARGERVLIAYIDGLVDTTMVDQDIIAPLLKTKVPASSWNQQSLHTGHVSQESRWDKIWPKLLSGNTILVPEGSAYAWIIDTVKYMQRSIGRPETEASIRGPQEAFNEVVLTQMNQIRRRLRDSRLSFQAIQLGHLDHHQVIVAALRGVVNPGLLETVLYRLRRIRIDAVPNATQIGSLIRDHPYSIFPTLRYSEHVDFVVWALEQGKVAVLVDGDPFVMILPATMWDFYKTPMDYNSSWYDASFVRFIRMAGFFVTLYFPSLYIVFTTTNQNLVPYQLLTTIMGSHIGLPFPPILEAVVMIFVIEIIREAALRLPKALSTVLGTMGAIVVGTAIVKAGFVSNQIIVIMTITALSFYSVPSYELVGTWRLVNFLLLAASQLWGLFGVLWVSLALIVELDSMVSFGVPYLSPGIPINWRDLKDSIVRLPLALWKRRLTAVRPLRFVWRYPLQGKSMQPRLKRHQVKAR; encoded by the coding sequence GTGCAACATATCCAACAAGCCGCGGACCGCCTGCTCGCGGAGATTAATGCCTGGAATCCTCTCAAGCCAGATGGCATTGGCAAAGATATTACTGCAGTGGAAAAATATTTACAAACGCAATTACTGAAGAGTCCTGACTTCATATCCCGGATTATCCAAACGGCGCGGGGAGAACGGGTTTTGATCGCATATATTGATGGTCTGGTGGATACCACCATGGTCGATCAAGATATTATTGCTCCCTTATTGAAAACTAAGGTACCCGCATCATCGTGGAATCAACAGTCTTTGCATACGGGACATGTGAGCCAGGAATCGCGGTGGGACAAAATTTGGCCCAAGTTATTATCTGGTAATACGATCCTGGTTCCTGAAGGATCTGCCTATGCATGGATTATTGATACGGTCAAATATATGCAGCGCTCTATTGGACGACCGGAAACGGAAGCGTCCATTCGCGGGCCGCAAGAAGCTTTTAATGAAGTGGTCCTAACACAAATGAATCAGATTCGTCGCCGCCTGCGAGATAGCCGGCTGAGCTTTCAAGCGATTCAATTGGGACATCTCGATCATCATCAGGTCATTGTCGCGGCCTTACGGGGTGTCGTGAATCCTGGGTTATTGGAAACGGTCTTGTACCGCTTAAGGCGCATCCGCATTGATGCTGTGCCTAATGCTACCCAAATTGGCAGTCTCATCCGGGACCATCCTTACAGTATTTTTCCGACCTTGCGCTATAGCGAACACGTGGATTTTGTGGTCTGGGCTCTAGAACAAGGCAAAGTGGCGGTATTAGTCGACGGCGATCCGTTTGTGATGATTCTTCCGGCGACGATGTGGGATTTTTATAAAACGCCGATGGATTACAATTCGTCATGGTATGATGCGTCGTTTGTGCGTTTTATTCGTATGGCAGGGTTTTTTGTCACCCTATATTTTCCCAGCCTCTATATTGTGTTCACAACGACAAATCAAAACTTGGTACCCTACCAGCTCTTGACCACCATCATGGGCAGTCATATTGGATTGCCTTTTCCCCCCATTTTAGAAGCCGTGGTTATGATTTTTGTGATAGAGATTATCCGGGAGGCAGCGCTTCGCTTACCTAAAGCGCTATCCACCGTGCTTGGAACGATGGGCGCGATTGTGGTGGGCACTGCGATTGTGAAGGCAGGATTTGTGAGTAATCAAATTATCGTCATTATGACCATTACGGCGCTCAGCTTTTACTCGGTGCCCAGCTATGAATTAGTCGGAACATGGCGCCTTGTCAATTTTCTCTTGTTAGCGGCTTCCCAGCTTTGGGGATTATTTGGCGTGCTATGGGTATCATTGGCATTAATTGTGGAGCTAGACAGTATGGTATCATTTGGCGTACCCTACCTGTCGCCTGGAATTCCCATCAACTGGCGTGATCTTAAAGATAGCATTGTACGCTTACCTCTTGCTCTTTGGAAACGGCGATTAACCGCGGTGCGTCCTCTGCGTTTTGTCTGGCGCTATCCGCTGCAGGGCAAAAGTATGCAACCTCGGCTCAAACGCCATCAAGTCAAAGCGCGATGA
- a CDS encoding GerAB/ArcD/ProY family transporter yields the protein MPHHAYRAHRVKLRSGLEPMGTFEYATVLIASYVAGGVYVWPRSLCLIAGSNGILALVLTGLWGLFILGGVAYWASVTPGKTAYQKLERTSGRFWGVLIAGIAGILTMTYIAAIGALYITVLTTVVIPGHRAWALGVILMGYIFWLGTRPPISVIRLFTLTIPGLTLLTLITVGLGFENVQFPNALRPHVPIQWGNVYDATVSGTYFWVPILPLATAVGLVRDRFPAKVMPTTLWTVVIQIFLLVLLYSLAVMTLGPEGVAHATWPIVFVFENIDLSNFFITEIGLGVAIIWTVSFIGFIAWHVWHQSLLIEHVWKKRPGGLNPWVIALVIAAAAILVMRLSLNPETLEAFLLNTLAPINFWFSTIWVSIAVILTLWKRRPSHHGTASDSDV from the coding sequence TTGCCGCATCACGCCTACCGCGCGCACCGGGTAAAATTGCGCAGTGGTCTCGAACCCATGGGGACTTTTGAGTATGCCACCGTTTTGATTGCCAGCTATGTCGCCGGAGGGGTTTACGTTTGGCCACGGAGTCTTTGCCTTATCGCTGGTTCTAATGGGATATTAGCTTTGGTCCTCACGGGCTTATGGGGACTCTTCATTTTGGGAGGTGTGGCCTATTGGGCTTCTGTGACGCCTGGGAAAACCGCCTATCAAAAACTCGAACGGACCAGCGGGAGATTTTGGGGTGTCTTGATTGCCGGGATTGCTGGAATATTAACCATGACCTATATTGCCGCCATTGGGGCTTTGTATATTACGGTTTTGACCACGGTGGTGATTCCTGGGCACCGTGCCTGGGCATTAGGTGTCATTTTAATGGGGTATATTTTTTGGTTGGGCACACGCCCCCCCATTTCCGTGATTCGGTTGTTTACCTTAACGATTCCTGGCTTGACTCTGTTAACCCTGATTACAGTGGGATTAGGTTTCGAAAATGTGCAATTCCCTAATGCCCTACGCCCGCATGTCCCGATTCAATGGGGCAATGTCTATGATGCCACGGTCTCGGGTACTTATTTTTGGGTTCCGATCCTACCGTTGGCGACAGCCGTGGGTTTGGTGCGGGACCGATTTCCCGCTAAGGTGATGCCGACCACGTTATGGACCGTGGTGATTCAAATTTTTCTTTTAGTCCTGTTATATAGTCTGGCCGTGATGACCCTTGGCCCTGAGGGTGTAGCCCATGCGACCTGGCCAATCGTCTTTGTGTTTGAGAATATTGATCTGTCCAATTTTTTTATCACAGAGATTGGACTGGGTGTTGCAATTATTTGGACCGTGAGTTTTATTGGTTTTATTGCTTGGCATGTTTGGCATCAGTCTCTCCTGATTGAACATGTATGGAAAAAAAGACCCGGTGGTCTCAATCCATGGGTGATTGCGCTTGTCATTGCGGCTGCCGCCATTTTGGTCATGCGACTGAGTTTGAATCCCGAAACCTTAGAGGCTTTTTTATTAAATACTCTAGCACCGATTAATTTTTGGTTTAGTACAATTTGGGTTAGTATCGCCGTTATTCTTACCCTGTGGAAGCGCCGGCCATCTCATCATGGCACGGCTTCAGATTCAGATGTTTAG
- a CDS encoding alpha/beta fold hydrolase, translating into MRIETPQGAIMVDVYGQSDQVLLLLHGLGSARTTFAGIVPFMPKWQLIMPDLLGFGESAKPPAFSYSLLDYAKNLVELMEQMDLSRVSVVGHSMGGDIALALAVVAPERIDRLIIAEANLLPSRGLKRSSISARADGLPEPEYIQHFHEFFQDLFGQDTASQSLRHYVQTLRQASPMAMYRASQALLDLKEFDVEKTFIQQAIGTLIGERSRGSRQVQQALSSPVPIRLIANAGHDMFVENPKGCALAIQSLMAIARR; encoded by the coding sequence ATGCGTATCGAAACCCCACAGGGTGCTATTATGGTGGATGTGTATGGCCAAAGCGATCAGGTCTTGCTGCTATTGCACGGCTTGGGGAGTGCCCGTACTACATTTGCCGGGATTGTGCCCTTTATGCCAAAATGGCAGCTTATTATGCCGGATTTGCTGGGTTTTGGGGAAAGTGCGAAGCCCCCTGCATTTTCTTACTCCTTGTTGGATTACGCAAAGAACTTGGTCGAATTGATGGAGCAGATGGATCTCTCCCGGGTGTCAGTCGTGGGACATAGCATGGGTGGCGATATCGCCTTGGCCTTAGCAGTCGTGGCACCTGAACGCATCGATCGACTCATTATTGCTGAAGCGAATTTGCTGCCGAGTCGCGGTTTAAAACGTTCCTCGATTTCGGCTCGGGCTGATGGTTTACCAGAACCCGAATATATCCAGCATTTTCACGAATTTTTCCAGGATCTTTTCGGTCAAGATACTGCGTCGCAATCCTTGCGTCATTATGTTCAGACCTTACGGCAGGCCTCGCCGATGGCCATGTACCGGGCATCGCAAGCATTACTCGACTTAAAGGAATTTGACGTTGAAAAGACATTTATTCAACAAGCGATAGGTACCCTGATTGGCGAACGTAGCCGGGGATCAAGACAAGTCCAACAGGCGTTATCGTCACCGGTTCCCATTCGTCTGATTGCCAATGCAGGCCACGATATGTTCGTGGAAAATCCTAAGGGCTGTGCGTTAGCCATTCAGTCGCTGATGGCAATCGCAAGACGGTGA
- a CDS encoding aspartyl-phosphate phosphatase Spo0E family protein produces the protein MTATECQQILRRIAALRQQLLDVASDSDMLTDPQVLACSQALDRVIEEWYMKSSYDCERQIRLSS, from the coding sequence GTGACAGCAACTGAATGCCAGCAAATTTTGCGGCGAATTGCAGCTCTTCGACAACAATTATTGGACGTCGCATCAGATTCTGACATGTTGACGGACCCGCAAGTGCTTGCGTGTTCACAAGCCTTAGACCGGGTGATTGAGGAATGGTATATGAAGTCGTCTTATGACTGTGAAAGACAGATACGCTTATCATCATAA
- a CDS encoding AAA family ATPase, with amino-acid sequence MSFRTAVTFFVGENGSGKSTLLEAIAQGAGFNPEGGNRNHNFSTANTESSLHQYIRLSWLPKVTNGFFLRAESFFNFSSYIDTIAEEDRSSNVYEAYGGKSLHHQSHGESFLSLFTHRFQGRKRALYLLDEPEAALSPARQLALLRILWDHEHSGRSQFIIATHSPILLGYPHATIFNFDQAPLAPIRYEDTDHFIVTKEFLTHRERILEELFKENKD; translated from the coding sequence ATCTCTTTTCGAACCGCTGTGACATTCTTCGTCGGCGAAAATGGCTCGGGCAAATCGACGCTTCTTGAGGCTATTGCTCAGGGCGCTGGATTTAATCCCGAAGGAGGAAACCGTAATCATAATTTTTCGACCGCCAACACCGAATCGTCCTTACATCAATACATCCGCCTGTCATGGTTGCCCAAAGTTACCAACGGGTTCTTTTTGCGCGCCGAAAGTTTTTTCAATTTTTCTTCCTATATTGATACCATAGCCGAAGAGGACAGGAGCAGCAATGTCTATGAAGCCTATGGCGGCAAATCCCTTCATCACCAATCCCACGGCGAATCATTTCTATCCCTGTTTACCCACCGCTTTCAAGGGCGTAAACGGGCTCTATATCTGCTCGACGAACCGGAAGCCGCTTTATCACCGGCAAGACAACTGGCCCTATTGCGAATTCTTTGGGATCATGAACACTCAGGACGATCGCAGTTCATTATTGCCACGCATTCTCCCATCCTATTAGGCTATCCTCATGCCACGATCTTCAATTTTGATCAAGCTCCCCTTGCTCCGATTCGCTACGAAGACACGGATCATTTCATCGTCACCAAAGAGTTTTTAACGCATCGCGAGCGCATTCTTGAAGAATTGTTCAAAGAAAATAAAGACTAA
- a CDS encoding GNAT family N-acetyltransferase: MSLDEVLTHDIDTLHLLYQWEVAEPEQEQYTCRPVRPVADCSTFLRMLRQRLENRSLRIFVARDWPTGNMLGKIVVFDYNPRNKSAEFGYYLPPEHRGKGLGQNMVATFLSYMFSDPVWSLNKLYATTASGNQPSVRLLQHLGFHLDGVMREHYWFPSGFQDQWHFLLLKREWRI, translated from the coding sequence ATGAGTCTTGACGAAGTATTAACCCATGACATCGATACCCTTCACTTATTATATCAATGGGAGGTAGCGGAACCCGAGCAAGAACAGTACACGTGTCGGCCCGTTCGCCCAGTCGCTGATTGCTCAACCTTTTTGCGCATGCTGCGTCAACGATTAGAAAACCGTTCTCTTAGAATATTTGTGGCGAGGGATTGGCCAACGGGAAACATGCTAGGAAAAATTGTGGTATTTGATTATAATCCCCGGAACAAAAGTGCCGAATTTGGGTACTACCTTCCCCCGGAACATCGGGGAAAGGGCCTTGGACAAAACATGGTGGCGACTTTTTTGTCATACATGTTTTCTGACCCTGTGTGGTCGTTAAACAAACTCTATGCAACCACGGCTTCGGGTAATCAACCTTCTGTGCGTTTATTGCAACACTTGGGCTTCCATTTGGATGGTGTGATGCGAGAACATTATTGGTTTCCATCGGGTTTTCAAGATCAATGGCACTTCTTGTTACTTAAACGGGAATGGAGAATATGA
- a CDS encoding GNAT family N-acetyltransferase codes for MKFSTKQSWVTMSETKKFGVGAFRLHSFRFEKDNKTVFPCTIASHQGPGKRCDVITAFIRSLWLNETEEQILEYQEYAHVFPDPHTYQAMCWLHENIFQQDASFIKQVLSSRPFLILIAVDYDNVVGYKIGYQDRPRRFYSWFGGVDPTYRGRGIASELMRRQHLWCRQNGYQTVRTYTKNKWRDMLILNLRHGFDVIGTYTDSQGEPKIILEKRL; via the coding sequence ATGAAATTTTCTACTAAACAGTCGTGGGTGACCATGTCAGAAACCAAAAAGTTTGGAGTGGGTGCATTTCGTCTACATAGCTTCCGTTTCGAGAAGGATAACAAGACAGTTTTTCCCTGCACGATTGCGAGCCATCAAGGACCGGGAAAGCGCTGCGATGTCATAACGGCATTTATTAGATCGTTGTGGCTCAATGAAACGGAGGAACAAATCTTGGAATATCAGGAATATGCTCATGTTTTTCCCGATCCTCACACATATCAGGCGATGTGCTGGCTACACGAAAATATTTTCCAGCAAGATGCGTCATTTATTAAACAGGTATTATCGTCACGACCGTTTTTGATTCTGATTGCCGTCGATTACGATAACGTGGTGGGCTACAAAATTGGCTATCAAGATCGCCCACGCCGTTTTTATAGTTGGTTTGGAGGGGTTGATCCGACTTATCGTGGTCGGGGAATCGCTTCGGAATTGATGCGTCGCCAACATCTGTGGTGTCGACAGAACGGTTATCAAACGGTGCGCACATATACCAAAAATAAATGGCGTGACATGTTAATTCTCAATTTGCGGCATGGTTTTGATGTGATTGGTACATATACCGATAGTCAAGGCGAGCCTAAAATCATTCTTGAGAAACGACTCTAG
- a CDS encoding ABC transporter ATP-binding protein: protein MTPVVVLEHVQKTFGSHLAVSDLSLTIDRGESIAILGPNGAGKTTTIGMMLGLQKPSSGRVWLLGGNPSDPKRHIDIGVVLQNVSVPDRLTVKECLNLFRQFYPHPRPLEDLLAMAGLEDDARKMAQSLSGGKVRRLQFALAMTGNPDVLFLDEPTVGMDVGSKRKFWDALQTYVKEGKTLILTTHDLHEADAMTNRVVVMNHGAVIADGTPEAIKKEFAGRQVSFVPGNGIDLTPITQWPEVVDVHVAGRRTVVVTKDSDTTLRRLIEGHWDIRDIMVGGGGLEEAFVRLTQLKGDSI from the coding sequence GTGACGCCTGTGGTCGTGCTTGAGCATGTTCAGAAAACTTTTGGTTCTCACCTTGCCGTTTCTGATCTGTCATTAACCATTGATCGAGGTGAGTCCATCGCTATCCTGGGGCCTAATGGGGCCGGTAAAACCACGACCATTGGAATGATGTTAGGCTTGCAAAAGCCGTCATCCGGACGCGTTTGGCTTTTAGGGGGCAACCCTTCTGATCCAAAGCGGCATATCGATATTGGCGTGGTGCTACAAAATGTCAGTGTTCCGGATCGTCTGACTGTAAAGGAATGCTTGAACCTTTTTCGCCAATTTTATCCTCACCCACGGCCTTTGGAAGACCTGCTAGCCATGGCGGGACTAGAAGATGATGCCCGAAAAATGGCTCAATCATTATCGGGAGGGAAAGTGCGACGTCTTCAGTTTGCCCTCGCCATGACAGGAAATCCAGATGTGCTATTTTTAGACGAACCGACCGTTGGCATGGATGTGGGATCCAAACGGAAATTTTGGGACGCTTTGCAGACATACGTCAAGGAAGGCAAAACCTTGATTTTGACGACGCATGATCTCCATGAAGCCGATGCCATGACCAACCGGGTTGTGGTCATGAATCATGGTGCGGTCATTGCCGATGGAACACCCGAAGCCATCAAAAAGGAATTTGCCGGGCGTCAAGTGAGTTTTGTTCCTGGCAATGGGATCGATCTCACACCCATCACACAGTGGCCGGAAGTCGTTGATGTGCACGTGGCGGGCCGAAGAACCGTGGTGGTTACCAAGGATTCCGATACCACCTTGAGACGGCTGATTGAGGGGCACTGGGATATTCGGGACATCATGGTTGGCGGTGGAGGACTCGAAGAAGCCTTTGTCCGCTTAACTCAACTGAAGGGGGATTCGATATGA
- a CDS encoding ABC transporter permease yields MKPLLAQWKAEILRTVRDRRFFMLTLLMPIGFYLIFISEEKGTLAIAGTTWNAYFMVSMATFGVVGSSVNTLGVRLAAERKSGWVRWLRTTPLSPVAYALAKIFTQLTISLGIVVAIFLVAHFDQKVSLPLVRWLEIAAWLWIGSIPFAALGVLIGLAGNAAQVLGTLVYLSLSLLGGLWTPVQALPKSMQELARYMPTYRFAHPAWDMLSGRPLHLSDIGILILYTLFFVLTAAIIQKQLDVRTEA; encoded by the coding sequence ATGAAACCCTTATTAGCGCAATGGAAAGCCGAAATCTTAAGGACAGTGCGCGATCGCCGGTTTTTTATGCTAACCCTCCTTATGCCCATCGGCTTTTATCTCATTTTCATTAGTGAAGAAAAAGGCACTTTGGCGATTGCGGGAACCACATGGAATGCGTATTTCATGGTATCCATGGCAACCTTCGGGGTAGTGGGATCTTCTGTTAATACCTTAGGGGTTCGTTTAGCCGCTGAACGCAAAAGCGGTTGGGTCAGGTGGCTGAGAACCACACCGTTATCGCCCGTGGCCTATGCGCTAGCTAAAATTTTTACGCAATTGACGATATCTTTGGGGATTGTGGTTGCGATTTTTCTGGTTGCACATTTCGACCAAAAAGTGAGTTTACCATTGGTCAGGTGGCTGGAAATTGCTGCGTGGTTATGGATTGGTTCGATTCCTTTTGCGGCGTTAGGAGTTCTCATAGGCTTAGCCGGTAATGCTGCTCAAGTCTTGGGAACGTTAGTGTATTTAAGTCTCAGCCTTCTAGGTGGTCTATGGACTCCGGTTCAAGCTCTTCCTAAAAGCATGCAAGAGCTTGCGCGTTATATGCCGACGTATCGTTTTGCACATCCTGCCTGGGATATGCTAAGCGGACGACCGCTCCATCTCTCAGATATCGGGATTTTGATCTTATACACGCTGTTTTTTGTATTGACAGCTGCGATCATCCAAAAGCAATTAGACGTGCGGACAGAGGCATAA